CTGGGGAAAACAAGCCAGAATGCCCCCATTGTACGCAATAGTGATCCTCATCTTGGGTCCTGCTTTAAGAAGTTTCTTTGCTGCCCAAATCTGTACGAGAGTGGCGGGGTTGAGGCCAAGCTGAGCCGTAGAGCCTAGGGGTTAACCAACGCGGAGCCAAGCCACTGTTCCCGGATTTGAGTCACCAACTCGTGGATAGGGGGCCGGCCAATGCGGTAGCTGATCGGATGGGCAATCAGACGGGCGGTGCTCTCAAACAGACAATCCCGTTCGATCAGGCCATTTTCTTTTAGGGTGCGCCCCGTTGCCACCAAATCCACAATCGCATCTGCCATGCCAGTGATTGGGGCCAATTCCACCGAGCCGTATAACGAGATCAACTCCACCGGCAAATCCAAACGGTCAAAATACTCCCGCGCACAGCCGACAAACTTAGAGGCCACTCGCGCATGGGGCGGTAGCTGAGTGGCAGAAGTGTAGGGACTGTCTTGGCGCAGGGCTACCGACATACGACAGTAGCCAAACTTCAAATCCAGCAAATGGGCCACCCGTGCCTCTGTACCGGCATAGCGCTCCCGCAACACGTCATAGCCGACAATGCCCAACTGTGCCTGCCCATATTCCACATACACGGGCACATCGTGGGTGCGCACCAGCAGCGCTTCGTAGCGCTGCCCATTCAACTGGGTGGGGGACTCAATCCGCAGGAGGCGATTACCGGGATCCAAAAAACGGCTGAAATCGATGCCCACCTGTTGAAAACACCGGATAGCCTCCGACAACAAGGCTCCCTTGGCAAGGGCAATGGTGATCGGTTGACCTCTGGAGGGAGAATCCCGATCTGGGGTTGGCTGGGGGGACATCACAGTTGAAATCAAGGGATCCCTTGGGTTGGAGTAGAAAGGCTCCACAAGGGAGCTGACCGCTTTTGATTTTATCGCTGTGGCGGCTTGCAGAGTTTGTGGGGACTGGAAAGGCGTGAGAAGATTGGAAAAATAAGAATACTGAGAATATCCAAAAATCTGTTCTATTCCGTAGGCAGAGGATCCCGGTATCGGGGTGATAAAGTCAGAGCACGGTTAACCCCGAGGAGTGACAACGGCATGAAAGCCATGATCCTGGCAGCAGGCAAAGGTACACGGGTACGGCCCATCACCTACATGATGCCCAAGCCGATGATCCCGATTTTGCACAANNNNNNNNNNNNNNNNNNNNNNNNNNNNNNNNNNNNNNNNNNNNNNNNNNNNNNNNNNNNNNNNNNNNNNNNNNNNNNNNNNNNNNNNNNNNNNNNNNNNTCAGAGCACGGTTAACCCCGAGGAGTGACAACGGCATGAAAGCCATGATCCTGGCAGCAGGCAAAGGTACACGGGTACGGCCCATCACCTACATGATGCCCAAGCCGATGATCCCGATTTTGCACAAACCCGTGATGGAGTTTTTGGTGGAATTGCTGCGGGAACACGGGTTTAACCAGATCATGATCAACACCAGCCACCTGGCTCACCAGATTGAAGACTACTTCCGAGATGGGCAGCAGTGGGGCGTACAGATCGGTTTTTCTTTTGAGGGCCACTTCGAGAATGGTCAACCGGTGGCCCAGGCCCTGGGATCCGCAGGCGGAATGCGCAAAATCCAAGACTTTTCCGGCTTTTTTGATAGAACCTTCGTGGTGCTTTGCGGAGATGCTTTAATCGATCTTAACATCACGGAGGTGGTTAATTTCCACAAAAGCCGCGGGGCGCTGGCGACGGTGGTGTTGCGGCAGGTGGATCCCAGTGAAGTTT
Above is a window of Thermostichus vulcanus str. 'Rupite' DNA encoding:
- the hisG gene encoding ATP phosphoribosyltransferase; this translates as MSPQPTPDRDSPSRGQPITIALAKGALLSEAIRCFQQVGIDFSRFLDPGNRLLRIESPTQLNGQRYEALLVRTHDVPVYVEYGQAQLGIVGYDVLRERYAGTEARVAHLLDLKFGYCRMSVALRQDSPYTSATQLPPHARVASKFVGCAREYFDRLDLPVELISLYGSVELAPITGMADAIVDLVATGRTLKENGLIERDCLFESTARLIAHPISYRIGRPPIHELVTQIREQWLGSALVNP
- a CDS encoding sugar phosphate nucleotidyltransferase gives rise to the protein MKAMILAAGKGTRVRPITYMMPKPMIPILH